Proteins encoded in a region of the Romeriopsis navalis LEGE 11480 genome:
- a CDS encoding transposase: MPSPYSLDLRHKALEAIDQGQKKLHVSRMFNVSRNTLDLWLKRREQT; the protein is encoded by the coding sequence ATGCCATCCCCCTATAGTTTAGACCTGCGTCATAAAGCGCTAGAAGCGATTGATCAGGGGCAGAAGAAATTGCATGTCAGCCGCATGTTTAATGTCAGTCGGAATACGCTGGACCTGTGGTTAAAGCGCCGCGAGCAGACTG
- a CDS encoding PDDEXK nuclease domain-containing protein, which translates to MPKSRKISPDDQNYGIFLDNLKTRIRQAQIKAALAINQELILLYWQIGREILQRQNEQGWGGKVVVRLAQDLKREFPDMKGFSRTNLMYMRAFADTYPDEQFIHQLGGQIPWKHNCILLDRVKSPQERIWYIQKTIANGWSRNILEMQIESGLYHRQGGAITNFERTLPPEHSDLSRQLLKDPYNFDFLTLQESAKERDLERGLLEHIRDFLIELGVGFAFLGSQYPIVVDEKEYRIDMLFYHTQLHCYVVIDLKMGEFEPEYSGKMNFYVEAVNNLLRQTIDSPTIGIVLCRSKRKTVVEYALGAVNNPIGVASYELQDNLPPDFQSRFPSVEQLEMEVEAAIADIKGETEA; encoded by the coding sequence ATGCCCAAGTCCAGGAAAATTTCTCCAGACGATCAAAACTATGGAATCTTTCTGGATAACCTCAAAACCCGCATCCGCCAAGCCCAGATTAAAGCCGCACTGGCCATCAACCAAGAGCTGATTTTGCTCTACTGGCAAATTGGTCGAGAAATTCTTCAGCGACAAAATGAACAGGGGTGGGGCGGCAAAGTTGTTGTCCGATTAGCCCAAGATTTAAAGCGTGAGTTTCCGGATATGAAGGGTTTCTCTCGCACAAACCTGATGTACATGAGGGCTTTCGCTGATACCTACCCTGATGAACAATTTATCCACCAGCTTGGTGGACAAATCCCCTGGAAACATAATTGCATTCTGCTCGATCGCGTCAAATCCCCTCAGGAGCGCATCTGGTATATCCAAAAAACGATTGCCAATGGCTGGAGCCGCAACATTCTGGAGATGCAAATCGAAAGCGGACTATACCACCGTCAAGGCGGGGCGATTACCAACTTTGAACGGACATTACCGCCAGAACATTCTGACCTGAGCCGTCAGCTACTCAAAGACCCCTATAATTTTGATTTCCTGACATTGCAAGAATCAGCCAAGGAGCGCGATCTAGAGCGGGGATTGCTGGAACATATTCGCGATTTCTTGATCGAATTGGGCGTTGGGTTTGCTTTCTTGGGGAGCCAGTACCCGATCGTCGTCGATGAAAAAGAATATCGGATTGACATGCTGTTCTATCACACGCAGCTTCACTGCTACGTTGTGATCGACTTGAAGATGGGCGAGTTTGAGCCTGAGTATTCCGGCAAAATGAATTTCTACGTTGAGGCCGTGAATAATTTGCTCCGACAAACAATTGATAGCCCAACCATTGGCATTGTGCTGTGCCGGAGTAAGCGCAAAACTGTCGTTGAATATGCCTTAGGTGCGGTGAATAACCCGATCGGAGTAGCCAGTTATGAGCTACAAGACAATCTCCCACCGGACTTTCAGTCGCGTTTCCCCTCCGTTGAACAGCTTGAGATGGAAGTCGAAGCGGCCATCGCCGACATTAAAGGCGAAACTGAAGCATAA